Proteins encoded within one genomic window of Diceros bicornis minor isolate mBicDic1 chromosome X, mDicBic1.mat.cur, whole genome shotgun sequence:
- the LOC131401048 gene encoding spindlin-2 — translation MKTPNAQEAEGQQPRAAAGRATGSANMTKKKASQKKPRGRPSSQPRRNIVGCRISHGWKEGDEPITQWKGTVLDQVPINPSLYLVKYDGIDCVYGLELHRDERVLSLKILSDRVASSQVSDANLANTIIGKAVEHMFEGEHGSKDEWRGMVLAQAPIMKAWFYITYEKDPVLYMYQLLDDYKEGDLRIMPESSESPPAEREPGGVVDGLIGKHVEYTKEDGSKRIGMVIHQVEAKPSVYFIKFDDDFHIYVYDLVKKS, via the coding sequence aTGAAGACTCCCAACGCACAGGAGGCCGAAGGGCAACAACCCAGGGCAGCCGCCGGACGGGCGACTGGGTCCGCAAACATGACGAAGAAAAAAGCCTCCCAAAAGAAGCCGAGAGGCAGACCTTCGTCCCAGCCCCGCAGGAACATCGTGGGCTGCAGAATTTCACACGGGTGGAAGGAAGGCGATGAGCCCATCACTCAGTGGAAAGGAACCGTTCTGGATCAGGTGCCTATAAATCCCTCTCTTTATCTGGTGAAATATGATGGAATTGACTGTGTCTATGGACTGGAACTTCACAGAGATGAAAGAGTTTTGTCTCTTAAAATTCTTTCCGACAGGGTGGCATCATCTCAGGTCAGTGATGCAAACCTTGCAAATACCATAATTGGTAAAGCTGTGGAACATATGTTTGAGGGTGAGCATGGTTCTAAGGATGAATGGAGGGGGATGGTTTTAGCCCAAGCACCTATCATGAAAGCCTGGTTTTATATTACCTATGAGAAAGATCCTGTCTTGTACATGTACCAGCTTCTAGATGATTATAAAGAAGGAGACCTCCGTATCATGCCAGAGTCCAGTGAGTCTCCTCCAGcagagagggagccaggaggagTTGTAGATGGCCTGATAGGTAAACATGTGGAATATACCAAAGAAGATGGCTCCAAACGGATCGGCATGGTCATTCACCAAGTGGAAGCCAAACCCTCTGTGTATTTCATCAAGTTTGATGATGATTTCCATATCTATGTCTATGATTTGGTGAAAAAGTCCTAA